The Aspergillus oryzae RIB40 DNA, chromosome 5 genome segment GAGGTCATCAACTCGCACTCCCTGCCAGTCTTCTACCTTGGCCGGGTGATCTGCGGTCTCGGGATCGGAGGATCCGCCACGGTGATCCCCATCTACCTCTCTGAAATGAGCCCTACGGACATGCGCGCCCGACTAGGTAGTTGCTATCAGTTCACGTTCACCGTAGGCATCCTCGTCTCGTACTGGGTCGATTACGGAATCCAATTCCGTGCCCCCACCGCCGCCCAGTGGCAAATCCCATTAGCCCTACAACTGGTCCCCGGCGCCCTGATGGGCCTCGGCATGTTAAGTCTCGACGAAAGCGTTCGCTGGCTCCTAAGCCAAGGAGACTCCCCTCGAGCCTGGACCAGTCTAACCTGGATCCGGGCATCATCGGGCCCTTCCATCGCGGCCGAATTCGTCCAAATCAAAGAGGGCATCGAAGCCGACCGCCACGCCACCGCAGATTTCCATGTACGCGAACTACTCGAAAGGCCCAATGCCCGTCGTTTCCTGCTAGGAATCAGTCTCTTCCTCGCGCAGCAATCCACCGGGGCTACGGCAATGGCCTACTTCGGACCCcagttcttctccctcctggTGGGGGGCAGTGGCACAAACCAGTCCCTCACGCTCCTCCTAACGGGGGTATTCGGCGCTCTGAAAGTAATCAGCTGTCTCGCGTTCATAATCTGGGTCGCCGAACGCTTCGGCCGAAGACCCCTGCTCATCCTCGGCGCCTTGGCCATGTCCCTCTGCATGGCCTCCACTGCCTTTGTCGTCAGATCGGACCCATCCACTACCCCAACCCAGACGACTAGTAATAGCATCAAATCCACAGGAATATTAACAATCTCCCTAATCTACCTTGACATCATAGCCTACAATTTCTCCTGGGGTCCCCTCCCGTGGCCCTGCACGGCGGAGCTCTTCAACACCCGTATCCGCGAACCAGGCGTTGCGGCCGGTGTCGCGGCCCAATGGCTCGGCAATTTCGTTTGGTCGGCTAGCACGCCATATATCCTGGCGGGGATGGGATGGGCTACGTTTCTGTTATTCGGGGTGCTAGATCTGGCCATTGCAGGGTTTGTGTGGGGGTGTTTGCCTGAGACAGGGGGGAAGAGcttggaggagatcgaggtGCTGTTTGAGCAGATTGTTccggatgaggaaggagaagcttgttTGGGGAAGAGTGATGACAGGTGTtctatatcttcttcttcttctagaCATAGAGATAGAGAGGGTGGTGAGAGGTACGGGTCTATTGAGGAATGAATCTTAGAGTATACTAGAACAGGACACAATAGATCACCGATACTAAGTATGAATCTGGACATCGTCATCTTGCATTGGCATCTACTCTAGTATGAACTTATGTAGTACTATCTACAAAGACCCAAAACTAACCTGCATACAAAGTAGATACTACACAATAACAAAAATAACCCGACCCACCAGAATCTAGACCCTCCAACCcgaaaacaaccaaacaCCAATGAAACCCCTCAATTCCTGATCCCAACGCCACCAAGATAAACAAACCCCCAACACCCAATAAAGTACATTCACACAATACAAAgcaaaaaaagcccaaaaaTCAGCCCAATTAGCCTACTCATGATTtacaatcaatcaatgacAACAGACCACAGCCCCAACCACCGAACCAAACCACCCCAACCCCTAagatagagaaagaaaaaaaggagcCCCACACCAAACACCGCCCAAATCCCGCTGTAACCTATGAAGTCATAAACAATTGATCTGAAAAGATCGGACCATACTACGTACTTACCTAGCTACCTTCTTAGTATAGTAATGTGTTACCTGACTAGGAGATTGACTTAGTCACTGAATGGATTAGTTTAGTTTAGTTTAGGGTAGATACtaaatagatagataggTGACGTGACGTAGTGACCATGCTTCGGGACTCGAGTtaagatctcttccagatgTGAGAACGTGCATGTTGATAGTCACGATAGTGGGGAATTAGTGATCTGCAGGACTTACTTGTATCCACATAGGGGTAGTATTAGCTGTCtatttactccgtagtactTACAGGGTAAGTAAGACAGACGAAGGAAGGATGTTAGTGGGAAATGGATCTCGGACCAATGGATAGGCAGATGGAGTTATTTTCCGGGGATTAGCCCTATCTTTCTACTAGTATCTACCTGTCAGTATCTATCTATCTGTCTGTATGTTCAATACTTAGTGATCTAACTACCGAGGTAAGACTGAATGGGTCTTTCCATGGGATTTTATTATCGTCTTAGAGTAAATAGTATTTTGTATTCAGGACGTATATCACATCCTAAGTCTGACTCCTTACCAGGAATAGTCAATTGCCAATAATACAATGAACTAGTGTATAGGACAGAGATTGAGAACTGTGAATATGATATCCACCAATTGATATTCTATTTCCACATGCTAGCTTCTCTTTACAGTGAGAGATACTATATGAAAAGTCTCGTAAGgaatataaatattatttattattccCTGTCTATATCCACATCAACATCTACATCTACGTATCGTACCCTTACTATCCATACTCATACTCATACTACCtcccaaacaaacaatcacTCAAACCAAACAATGGCACTCAACACAATACAATCCCCACTCTCCACTTCATTCTTCACATACCAAGTACCCCAACCCCCATTACAATCTACAAGCCCCAACAAACCAATaccccaagaaaaaaaaaccccccaTTTGTCCCTTGCGACATTGCCCCTTGCCCCCTgctcttggagaaggagaattgaCATGATCACCTGACGTGATAACCGACGTGATGCACTCACCAGGACAGGGACCGTACTTTAgacaaaaagtaaaaaaggaaggtAAAAATAGGGGGTGAAAGTAAAAAAGTTAAAAAGGGAGCGGATAAAGAACGCTTGATAGGAGGAAGGATATCCGCCAATGGAAccaaaaggggaaaaggagagtTTGGTATATGTCATGGTGGAGCTCAGCCTTCTCAGGGATTTAATTCTATTTCAACAATGGTTGATGGGTCACCAGTTACGACCTTCCGGAGATAGAGTCCGTTGCTAGCCCCAATTGCCACCGTCAGGAGGATTTGCCTCACGGACCAAGTTTGATATCACGTCTGATGTAATGTCTGGAGGTATGGTTCGATCTCTGAGGCAACTTGGACCGATCTCAACATACTCTGGGGGAAAAGACTATGGTGATCCCGAGCTTATCATGTTGTGGAGAGGGAGATCCTTCCTCAGACTCCCAAGTATGGCACGGCCTACGAGATCATGGAATTTGTTAGGGATATTTTCCCATTTTCGCTAAACCTGGTATTATACACCCGATTGTAATACCGCCAACGAGTGACCACCCGGATGCCCAGAGCAATCCAAGGCCGGTacatcaacctccaacaTCTATTAATACAGCCAGCCCAGTAGTAAGCAACTCCATTAAAGTAATCCGCCCAGGCCCTGAATCGTAAGAATCGCCTGTATCCCATTAAACTCCAAACTCCAGAGCCCGTCATAAGTAAAGCAGCGAACTCGGTCAGATTCGTAACATTTCGGACATCTCATTTCGTGTGCGAGAACCGGGCATTATGCAAGTCGCTTTTATCCGACACCATTACCGAGatgcagaaagaaaagagtgaTGTAGTGAGCAAATATCGCAAACAAAAGAGACAATaaaagcgaaaagaaaaaaggaaagaaggaaggaaagcaaaaaaagataaagaaaaaaaaaaaaaaaggaaagacaagagcTCCTGTAACTCAACTCGCTAAACATTAATCAGCTCTTCAAAACTGTCATCCGTGGAGAATGTGTAGGACGACTCGGTCATAATGGACTGCTCGGAGTCTCGTCGCTGATCCAACGGTGACCCCATCTCCGAGGGCAGCTGCATGGGACCGTCGAATCCGAATGACAGCCCGTGAGGAGTGGAAGCCGCCATCTGTTCAGGGGATCGCATGGGAGAAACCAGATCGCGGTTGGGGGTGTCCTTGGAGGTGATCAACCGGACCATCTGGGCGAGGTGGATCTTGATGGCCTCGTCTCCACATTGCGCATGCCGCAGCATCTCGTTCTTGAGGTTGAGCACTTCGCTGCGCAGGTGTTCGATTTCGGACTCGAGCTCTCCTTTCTTGTTGGATACCTCGCGAAACCGGGTCTCTAGGAGCTTCGTGtgctccttttttttctgtcgACACTTGCTGGCCGCCAGCCGGTTCCGTTCCAGGAATTTTTCCCGCTTCTCCCGCTCTTGCTGTTGCTCACACTGGTCGATGGCTGATGCTTTGCGACGTCGGGTACTGACCCCATAACCATCTGTCTGTGATTGTTCACTAAGGCTGCTGCGATGTTTCGGGGGTGCATACTCGGGCGGTGAGCTGTTGAAGGCATACTGTGCCACGGGGTACATCTCCCCCATGGGGGTCTGTAGTTTCTTGTCGTCAAAGGGAGGCGGTGTTGGTTGTCCATTGCGGACGTGAGTGTTTTTAAGGCCCCTCTCCATGTTGGGGTTGCAAAAGGTCTGTTGCTCCATCTTGCCTTGCCATGAGGCCATGGACGGCGCGATGGTGTCGAAGCCCCAGatcggttcttcttctcggagCGAGAAAGCCATCAGGTCAGGCTGTGAGAAAGCGCCCGCCGCGGTGAAGGCAGCTGGGCCGGCACAGGTGGGATCTGCCATCGCTGTTGGAGTGCGGCTGTAGAGGGTTTGGTCCACCGACATATTGATGATCGGTGGCGGGACGAAGAGACGAAGAATACAGATGGATGCTCAAAGGATGGTCGTTGACGATAGTGGGAGAGCGAGAGTTAGAAGGGGCCAGATGACGACGAATATATGTCAGACCTTGGGGAggcgaagagagaaaaaggcaCACAAGAGAGGGAGAGTCCGACAAGGGGacggagggagagagagatcaGAGTAGATTAGATATGAAAAGGTCCAGCGAGAGTATTAAGACCCTCTTCGCCGGCGAGCAGAGGAGTCGTATGATCGAAATATCAAGAGAGGTTCAGGTGGTGGTCGAAGAGGCTTTGGTAGcggagaggggaagagagtatGTTTTTAAGGCAAGTGCGGGTGGCCGACAGGCAGTGTTACCACGGTTGACAATACGGGAATTGGCAAAAGGCCGAGAcgtcgttcttttctcccaacAAAGCGAAGCAAtggaataagaagaaggagaagaaggagaagaaggttcTTCAACCAGAACGGAGGGTAGGAAAATAAATCCGTATTTAGAGAGCCCTCCTTCCAAGGCCGGGTATCAAGGCAAGGGGACCCACTGGAGCGATGGAAGATTCTCTCTGGGATCGGACCATGTGTCCAGACCTtccaaggacaagaagattAAGGAAGTTGCAGAAAGCTTCTAGCCAAGTGGGCCAGCCTGGGTGGAAGTGCAACCGCAACCCTGTGGGACGGATGACGTTGCGAGACGATTGACCCTGGTCAGTGACTCCATCGAACTGTGAGAATGCACCACCGCAcaaaaagcgaaaaaaaaaCTTGGGTGATTCAATTGGGGGAGATGGACGGCGGTTTTGTGATACGAGAGACGGGGGGGGGGCAAAAGGCAATGAAGAATcatggaaaggaagaaaagccaggTGGATAATGAGTTCCCTATATGGCGGGTATACACACAAGACGGTCCATGCTGaatttaaattattaaattattaaattaattgGATTTgaattgaaattgaagggAGAACTGAATTTCATGGGAGACGGGTGGAAACAGTTGAACGACggttgtttgtttgatggatgttgttttcttttcttgttgaGATTAACCCATGATTGGCCGGGGATCACGAGTTGGGGTCGATGACATtcgaagtcttcctctcaaccttctctctctcttcttgaCTTCAGCTCCTCCCGAACTCGCCGTCCCAGCGATTAAACAACCTGTCAAACACTCCCGACAGTCCCTGATTGGTTAGGCTTCTCATCCCGGACCAGGTCCacggggagaagaaggaccaaTGAGCATTCTCTGGCGGAGGGGTCGTTGACATCATGGATAGCCGGGGGGTTGGAGTCTCAAAGTCGCATCGAGGAGCTTGTTCGATACCTTCATGAATGAACGAGAAGTTGCTATGCCGAAGATCTTCCCAAACCCAATCGAATGTTTCAAAAGTACTCCCCCTCCATCCCCAGTGGGATGAAATCATCGATTGACGGCCTGGCAAACTTAATAGACAGGGAAGAAGACCGTGGTACCCCGGCTGACGGCTGGAACTTCAACTGCGATCGACGATAATCGATTCATAATAATCATAACACTAATTGAATATAATTCTATCGATCAACTTATGGAGTAAATGGAGAATCGGGGATCACCGCCAACTGGGTGGGGAGAGTAATCCGATTGTTGTATCATGATCTCCAAGTCCAAACAAGAACCCCCCAATCAACGTGTCGAAAACGAGGAGTCAAcgtagagaagagaagaaaagagagaaataatgataatgatagtaataataataataataacaacagCAATAATGACCAAACATCAATTGATTACGTTTCAAATAGAATAGAAAAAAGTTAATTAACTCATTCATTGCACGAGTCAGAGCTACCCCTTAAGGCTTTACAGTACCACTCAAGTCGGACAGCTGGTAACCACTCTCAGCGGAACGGAGCTATCTTCATGGAAGATTAATGGGTTCTTTCATCCTATCTGTACCCATTCATCTACTGTTATGGATCCTTTCAACAGTCCCGACAAAAGGTGAGAACGGGGTCGGATACGGCAACAGAAGGAAGTATCCGGCATGATACCAATGTGGAGACgccaggaaaaaaaaaaagtctgTACCTTACAGTGAACCTCAGACCATGGAGACTTTCTCAATGTACTGAGAGAGGAAGGACCCTTGAGGACTCCCAGCCGGTTCATGGTTCAGACAAGGATGCCAACCAAGGTTGAATCAGTTCTGTCAGCGTTGGCCAGAGCTCCCCTGCCTTCTCAGGTGGGCGAACGACCATGGGTCTGACCAGcgacaaaaacaaaattCTGTACACTTGGAACCCAGAGTGCAAACGTCACCTTTCCTGCCAAGAGTGAAACCTTGGGGTTCCACAGCGCAGATGCTCTTTGTCTTGGAAAGAGGAGACCATCACCCCCATCTGGTTGGCGGATTGCTCTTCCCTGGTGGAGTCTTCCGCATTCGTCTCTTGAGATACCTGGTCGATGGCGGGTAGCTGATACATCCTTAAGAATCCTccccccctctctcttgtATCGGCACGGGGGAAGATCCGAAAAAGCAGGATATATGGGTATCAGATGAAGGTGGAGCTGGTTGGTGCCAAGTGAGATGCATGTGTatgtctgtctgtctgtaTGTACGGTACGGGGCATCCATACCGTTGTATCCGATTTATCCGTAATTCAATAACCTGACGCATGCCTTACTATGACTCAAGACGAGCTGAATTGGGTTTGGAAAAAGAATTGAAAAGGTACAAGTAGaaattagaaagaaaaaagagagaggaggagggggggaaCAAACGAAAACAGGTTTCAAGGACCAAGATAGTATCTGTAACTTTATTTTGATTCTACTGTATTGCGATGAGCGTACTGACAGTACTTCTGTCTCAAGGGAGAATGATATGCAGAGAGCaaagtactgtacatacataacatACGCTGCCCCAGGTAAGTACGAAaacaagaatggagaagcGCACTAGTTGTTCCGGACCAGAGGGCCGACGATTCAACGTTGACCGATCGACAGAGCTTACTTGCTTACTCCGCATGAAATGGACCCTCACTCTAAtgagattgattgattgattaattAATTGTACCCTGTGTTATCTGCCGACCGAGAAACGCCCGGCCACCACTACATAGTAGTAACGAACTACCTTTAGCCACGTCCCTACCAATAACAGGCTCTAAGCGATGCGGTTCCCTCCTTCCGATGCCCTCGTACTCATTAAGTAAAAACAAACCGGATATAATCGTTTGGCTTGGACGGTCTAGATTGTGCCAACCACGCCGCATCCTGCATTGGCCATGCTCGGCCGTTTTCCCCCCATAAGCCCAGAACCCAATTATGGCGGCTGATAATTGTCCGATTGGCAAACCTGGACGACCGTCAGACGATGATCGTAAACACTAACACAGCCCCCTCCATGTCCTGCTCTTAAAGATACGTTCTTTGCGTTATGATTCGTCTACAGGGGGATATACACCAAAGTTTATCATAGACTAGGAGAGATACttttaaagaaaaaaggaaggaaaaggaaagaaaagaaaatgaaaagcagaaaaaaaaaagacaatcagggaaaaagaaggaagcgaGGCTTGTGACTTTTGGCCCAAAACAGACCGAACAAGGAGGATGGATTTCTTGAGATTTTCTTGAGAATTTCCTAATGAATTTCCTGCCTTGACTCGTCATCCGCCAACGTGACATTCGGCGTCGGCCAACGACTGCTCCCAACTGAATAACCTGAAGAACGACCCCCGCCGCGCGACCGATCCTTGATTCTGCCAGATTCGCAACTGTCGATTGATGCTGCACCAACTGCCGAtcaacatcgtcatcaccCGCTGATTCTCAATCTCTCGCTCGATGGCCCGGAATGTATCCTGCCCACCGTCTCCCCCGTCTGGGTTCAAGAGTGGCCCAAGAACATGGCCGAGGCGCTCCACACTCAGCATGAGACCACTTCGGCCAACGTCGCCGCCGAGTTCATCGACTTCACTCGCGCGTTCGGTCTCGTACAGGAGCATTGCACAGAGCCCGAAGAAGGCGCAGATGAGATTCAACTGCATTGGCGTGGTGAGCGCCAGGACCGCGAGACCGATTGCTTGCATTTTCGTGTGACCTGGGGGAGAGAGACTACCGCTACAGCCGCCATTACGCTCGTTACTCTCCGCGATACGCCCGTAGCAAATGCTAACGAGTATACGGTACAAGCGTGCCGACCCCAGGATTCCGCCGGGCAGTCCGGCCAGTAGAGCCTTGAACACCCAGCCAACACTGAGAACCTGCGAAGAGCATTCACAGGAAGTATCATGGCCGAGAATTCTGATCAGATCGACGGGCATTTCACCACGCCGGACCGTCACCTCAATCCTATCATGCACATTCTCAGCGGACAGCACCTGTCTCGCAAAGTGATTGTAAATCCGGGCGGCCGTCTTCAAGTTACCCGCGTTACAGAACACTTCTGGCGTGGACAACCCTGGCCATTGCGTTAGTAAGTAGACACCAGAACCACGATCTGTAGTACATGGATAGGAGATGCCTACCAAAGCATCTCAAATAGGAAATAGTCGCGACGAAACATGTCGGTAGCCTGAGGATAGCCGGTGCGAATTCCACTGGAAAGCTCAGAAAGCTATGTCCTCCTAGCCGAGCTAGATTTTCTAAAGACCTGCCTTTCAGTGCAGACAGTTCGCAGGACCGAGAAGAGAAATTGGCCAATGTTTTCATACGACGCAGCGTTCGTGTATGGGTTACGGCAGGCTGAGCTTTCATATGAAGGGTTGATCGCATTACCCGGATCCGACCAAGGACCCTATCGCGGCGTCGTGGGGGCTCGTTGTCTCCAATCACGTTGGGATCATCAACTGTTGCTCTATGAGAAAAGGTTTATCACACCACGTGGGCACTTCATAGGGTAATCTACCTGGGGCAGCCGGACCAAATTCTTTGTCCGACTCATAATTGTCCAAGTCCAGTGGAACTAGATGTATTTGAGCAGCAAGCTCATTGAAGGCGACAGCAGCTGTGTGTCGGTCGATATGAAACGACCAAGTGCTATCTCTCGATACAGTTCGAGACGAGGTGACGAGTGGTAGGTTTTCATGGTCGTGAAAAGATTCTTGATCGAAGGGATTTCCGCTCTTTGCAAGCATCCCAGCCATGTGAGCTATCTCCGGATTCATGTCACCACAATACGAGCTAGCTTGCGTTGcggagctggtggtggtcaTTGATGGCTCCAAGATGGGGTAATAGCTTGATACTCGTCGACAGGACTCCCCAAGCTCATCGAACGGGCTCTGGCGCACATTTTCCTtatggaagagagcaatAGGCGTTAAGGTGCGTTTTGATGAATGGTGAGACACAGTCACGCTTGTGAGATCAGACTTTTGAGAGAGTGTTGTTCTGTCGCTAGCCTTTCTGTCCTCAAAAGGACCCAGTAGGTTCTTGTGGTCTTGGAGTAGCCTCCGCCCATTTGCGCTTTGATGAGTTCCAGTATCATCGCTCACAGTACACATATAGGCGCAGCAACCAGAATTTCTAGCAGCATACTCATCATGAAGTTCGGGGGCTCTAAATTGAGATTTCCGGCGTCGAGACTTGCGGGAACGAAGGAGGGTCACGAAGCGTCCAGAGCCCTTGATCAAATGCGGAGAATTGGCAGCTGCGTCCAAGGATGCTATTTTTGTGTCATTGGTGCCTACATGAGATGAAAAATCTTTCAGAAAAGGCGTTTGCTCATGCTGCGCCTGTGGCTTTTCCTGGCGTAATGAATTAGAGTGACCTTCTCTGGACTGCTCGTTGCAAGCGGAATTTGATCCCGTCCCAATCGACGTATCATGGCCCATATCACTTGGTAAAGCTGTATATTGACGGTGCCGAGTGTCGCTTAACTTCCCATGACCTGCAAGAGTCCATGTTCGTGCACTGCTTTCGCTCGCAgatgatttggaaaagaGGCTGAAGAGCCCCATTACTGCCCCAAATATATCAGAAGTGAGGCGCAACGTGTAATACGCGAAATCGTAGATCACGCCCGTTGGTGAAATTGGAGTAGGACTATGGTACCATGAAGTGGAGTTCGAAGACACTAAAACTTGAAACACAGTGAGAGACTATAGCAGCAACTGCCTCCGGCGAATGTAATAGTCGCTCCTTCTGCTCTGGCGTATGCTGAATGCATACAAAGGCCCTGTTCAATATATCAGCTGGTGAAAGGTATTCATTCCAAAATTTAAACGTATCAGCTCTATGAGAGTACATCATCTTACCGTATGCAAGTGTACGGCTACAGCTGCATCATACAATGTCATCAGAACTATAGAAGAAATACAATACATACTccaacaaagacaatggagGATAGTTTGAGGGACAAAGACAGGGATCTTCACAACAATAGCCATgcataaaagaaaaatctaTTATGGTCAATCCAAACGCCAATGCTGAATTCGTGGGCAGAACGTAAACCCGACAAGCGGAGGGCCAACCCAATAGAAATCTAAACCATCATACAATACCTTGTTTCCTCGTGCACTGCAAGTCGAGAGTCCATGCCCTAGTTGGAGACGAGAAGGGCGATTTGAACGTAACCATGTCTCCGTTGAATCCTTCACAATAGACCATTTCACTGACCGTAAAAAGCAGAATTTAACGCCATTCCCATGCAAGTTTTAATTGTGCACCAGGCACCCTGAGCGCGATGTCTGGATTACATTAGGACGATTCGTCGTTTTCGCCTTCTAGAAGGATATATTGCAGAATATCACTCAATGTGAGAACGCCTTTTAGTCGGAAGTTTTCGTCCACCACTACCAGGCGGTGAACACGAGACTTGCGAATTGTGTCAAAGATAGTATCCAGACCATCATTTAACGAGCATGTATAGATACCAGGGAAGTCCTAGGGAGGTCCTACGTCAGTCCATAAACAGGAGGGGAGTTTCAACAACCGAACATACTGGGGACCGTTTTTTCAATGCCTCTCCAACCGTTAGACTTAAGTCATCGTATACACCACCTTTGATCAATGTGATAACATCAACTGATTCGAAGACGTTGTATACAACACCTGGAAGTAAGTGGTTCTTTTAGTATTTGGACAGAAGTTAGACTAAGCAACCCCATACCTTCCGAGTTTACAATGGGTACACTCGATATGCTCCGCTCCACAAGGATATGGATCACATCGATAACGGGCGTATCCATTGATGCTGTTGCTACATTTTCATAGCTGCCAAGCAATATCTCCCCTAGGGGCCTGCGCAGCTTCTGTGTGTCACTGACATTGACGGCGACGAATTTCAAGATACGGTATTGTGTAACGACACTCAGGACATGCGCTCGGTCCGTTTGACTATCGTTGGTGACCAAAGGAATTCGTCGAGCCCGAGAGTCAAGCATGCGCCGACAGGCTTCATAGAGAGGCCTCTCCGGATCGATGGAAATGGTCTCCGGTGGCGCAACCCCTAAAGCCTTTTCTACCTCTAGATTTATGACTCATTATCAATGCCGGTCCAAGGGTATGATAAATTGTGGGGACAGGCGAGTGACATACCTCGGAGGCTGTCCAGTCGGAATTGATCTATTTCACCCAGAGCCGCAGGGTTCTGAAAATAGTATTGAATGACATTGATGTAATCGGAGGTGGTGAGAAGACCCGCGAAAGTCGAGGTTTTAGAGTCCCATAACGGAGCTGACACGATGCCTGTTGATCG includes the following:
- the snf4 gene encoding AMP-activated serine/threonine-protein kinase regulatory subunit SNF4 (5'-AMP-activated protein kinase, gamma subunit), whose product is MLLSPTTSCDFLLFIRLYSSLRECLANICAIRNFLKVRNSYDVLPLSFRLIIFDTSLSVKESLNILIQNGMYLPYSVNSAVPVSRNGIVSAPLWDSKTSTFAGLLTTSDYINVIQYYFQNPAALGEIDQFRLDSLREVEKALGVAPPETISIDPERPLYEACRRMLDSRARRIPLVTNDSQTDRAHVLSVVTQYRILKFVAVNVSDTQKLRRPLGEILLGSYENVATASMDTPVIDVIHILVERSISSVPIVNSEGVVYNVFESVDVITLIKGGVYDDLSLTVGEALKKRSPDFPGIYTCSLNDGLDTIFDTIRKSRVHRLVVVDENFRLKGVLTLSDILQYILLEGENDESS
- the atfB gene encoding bZIP transcription factor atfB (predicted protein); this encodes MSVDQTLYSRTPTAMADPTCAGPAAFTAAGAFSQPDLMAFSLREEEPIWGFDTIAPSMASWQGKMEQQTFCNPNMERGLKNTHVRNGQPTPPPFDDKKLQTPMGEMYPVAQYAFNSSPPEYAPPKHRSSLSEQSQTDGYGVSTRRRKASAIDQCEQQQEREKREKFLERNRLAASKCRQKKKEHTKLLETRFREVSNKKGELESEIEHLRSEVLNLKNEMLRHAQCGDEAIKIHLAQMVRLITSKDTPNRDLVSPMRSPEQMAASTPHGLSFGFDGPMQLPSEMGSPLDQRRDSEQSIMTESSYTFSTDDSFEELINV
- a CDS encoding sugar porter family MFS transporter (permeases of the major facilitator superfamily); protein product: MAGSKAVSRVFRIYWLTAIVCCGGILFGYDSGVIGGVLTFDSFLRDFHCTPDVQTRVSAIAVGIQQAGALAGCLAIWPVTNRHGRRRAMMYCSAIFCLGVIFEVINSHSLPVFYLGRVICGLGIGGSATVIPIYLSEMSPTDMRARLGSCYQFTFTVGILVSYWVDYGIQFRAPTAAQWQIPLALQLVPGALMGLGMLSLDESVRWLLSQGDSPRAWTSLTWIRASSGPSIAAEFVQIKEGIEADRHATADFHVRELLERPNARRFLLGISLFLAQQSTGATAMAYFGPQFFSLLVGGSGTNQSLTLLLTGVFGALKVISCLAFIIWVAERFGRRPLLILGALAMSLCMASTAFVVRSDPSTTPTQTTSNSIKSTGILTISLIYLDIIAYNFSWGPLPWPCTAELFNTRIREPGVAAGVAAQWLGNFVWSASTPYILAGMGWATFLLFGVLDLAIAGFVWGCLPETGGKSLEEIEVLFEQIVPDEEGEACLGKSDDRCSISSSSSRHRDREGGERYGSIEE